AGGCTGAGAACGAAAAGATCGCGGCCATTGATTTTGCTACCGCCACTGAAACCGCAGCTGACGGCCAAAAACGCGCAGAGATCAAAAAGGCCGAAGGTATTAAGCAGGCTCGCATCCTTGAAGCTGAAGGCGAGGCAACCGCGATTAAATTGGTTAATCAGGCAGCTGAAGAATATTTTGTGGGCAATGCGCAAGTGCTGCGCAAGCTCGAAGCAGTTGAAAAGTCATTGCAGAATAACGCGAAAATCGTGGTCCCGGCAAATACGGAATTAGTCAATGTAATAGGTGAAATGGCCGGCTTCTTGCCGATTAAGCAAAAAGAAGAAAAGCCGGGGAAATAATTAGCTAGAAACAGTTTCCGTAGTAGTATTTTTTCCGAAGGCTGGCCAGGAAACTGTTTCGCCTTTGCTCTTTTAACAATTTGTGTCTGGTTTATTGGTTCGGGCTCGCTCTAATCAGCGGGTCCTGCCGCGGAAGTATCCCCATTCCTGCGGGCGGCCGTGCCGTCCTCGGAACGGGGAAGCCCCTCTTCCGCGTCACCCGCGCACAGCTCTTCCCGCTCGCCCGAACAAGCCAATCCAGCCACAAAAATGAATATAAATATATAGGTTTATTTATGATAGTCTAATTGTTTTGGGAGGATAAATGGATAATCTCTCGATAAATGAAATAAAAATGAAATTACATCTTCAGTATGCTGTAGGTATTTTGCTGGCGAGCCTTATCCTATTGATCGCTTTTCGTTATTTTGATGTTCCAGATCTAGTTGATAAGGTAACATTTGCATTAACTATGTCTTCTATGCTCTTATCTGTTTTAGCAATTTTTTTCACAATAAACTCAAGCAATAAGCAAGAATCTCAATTGACACAGCTCTTTTCAATTCAAAATGAAATAAAAGATTCAGCCCAAAATCTAAACTTAATCACAACTAATCTTATGCATCAAACATGTGAGATTCCCAAGAGCATTGATCGTTTATCAGATAAGTTTGATTCTCTTAAGCTTGAAGAAAAAACTAAAGCAGGATATTCCTTAGATACTGATAATGCTAAAGTCGGAGAATTGAATAAAAAACAAGTAGACAATATTTTCGTCAGTTCGTCTCTTGTTGGAATGGTATCTTTATATCTACTGAGGGAATTGTACTATAAAGGCGGGA
The DNA window shown above is from Candidatus Omnitrophota bacterium and carries:
- a CDS encoding SPFH/Band 7/PHB domain protein, coding for MKSSQYNVNNYQWQIVNLARTTLRNIIGTLTLKSANSERGKINAELHTTLRQETGTWGLEIVRTELKEIDPPKDVQETMNKVVKAENEKIAAIDFATATETAADGQKRAEIKKAEGIKQARILEAEGEATAIKLVNQAAEEYFVGNAQVLRKLEAVEKSLQNNAKIVVPANTELVNVIGEMAGFLPIKQKEEKPGK